From the genome of Candidatus Electrothrix communis, one region includes:
- a CDS encoding amino acid ABC transporter substrate-binding protein: MNKCAISSMVALLLMMSAIPIIAGTLDEVKKRGTLACGVSTGLPGFSATDEKGHWKGLDVDGCRAIAAAIFGDASKVKYAPLNAKERFTALQSGEIDVLVRGTTWTKHRDTALGLNFAGVNYYDGQGFMVSKKLGIKSAKELDGAIFCIHAGTTSELNLADYFAKNSMKYQAIVFDTHDQAAKGFEAGRCDCLTADQSQLYALRTHLSKPYDSVILKDIISKEPLGPVVRQGDDAWFNVVRWSFFAMLNADELGVTSANVDAMRKRSVNPAIRRLVGLDGDKGQSLGLPDDWSYQIIKQVGNYAESFRRNVGRGSSLKIERGLNALWKDGGLQYAPPMR, encoded by the coding sequence ATGAATAAATGTGCGATCAGCAGCATGGTGGCTCTTCTGCTCATGATGTCTGCGATCCCAATAATAGCAGGAACTTTGGATGAAGTGAAAAAGCGTGGTACATTGGCTTGCGGAGTATCTACAGGTCTGCCCGGTTTTTCTGCAACCGATGAGAAGGGTCATTGGAAAGGATTGGATGTTGATGGCTGTCGTGCCATCGCTGCTGCTATTTTTGGTGATGCAAGTAAGGTCAAATATGCCCCTCTGAATGCCAAAGAACGTTTTACCGCCTTACAGTCCGGTGAAATCGACGTTCTTGTGCGCGGAACTACCTGGACCAAGCATCGCGATACAGCACTTGGTTTGAATTTTGCCGGAGTCAATTATTACGACGGGCAAGGTTTTATGGTGTCCAAGAAGCTTGGAATCAAATCAGCAAAAGAGCTTGACGGAGCGATTTTCTGTATTCATGCCGGAACGACCAGTGAGCTGAATTTAGCAGATTATTTTGCCAAAAATAGTATGAAATACCAGGCAATAGTCTTCGATACCCATGATCAGGCTGCCAAAGGATTTGAAGCAGGGCGCTGTGATTGCCTGACCGCTGATCAGTCGCAATTATATGCCCTGCGTACCCATCTGAGTAAACCGTATGATTCTGTTATTCTGAAGGATATTATCTCCAAGGAACCGCTGGGGCCGGTTGTCCGTCAAGGAGATGATGCCTGGTTCAATGTGGTGCGCTGGTCCTTTTTCGCTATGCTCAATGCTGATGAGCTGGGGGTCACATCTGCCAATGTCGATGCGATGAGAAAGAGGTCTGTTAATCCTGCTATTCGACGTCTGGTGGGGCTGGACGGTGATAAGGGGCAGAGCTTGGGACTGCCCGACGACTGGAGCTACCAGATTATTAAACAGGTAGGTAATTATGCCGAGAGCTTTAGGCGTAATGTGGGCAGAGGGTCCTCCTTGAAAATTGAACGCGGACTGAATGCCTTATGGAAAGACGGGGGGCTTCAGTATGCTCCGCCTATGCGTTGA
- a CDS encoding amino acid ABC transporter permease: protein MERRGASVCSAYALTVMSRSEAITKWWNQGRNRVLLFQVLLILGTVLFFFLIGANALSNLEKQGITSGFSFLSQKAGFGIIQTLISYDESSTYGRTFLVGLLNTILISVLGIICATVLGFLVGIARLSTNWLIAKLAAIYIEIFRNLPLLLQVFFWYFAVLRSLPLPRNSLQMGDWFFLNIRGIYIPRPVPEQGFVLLGIIFLLSIAGVCALKIWARKHQEKTGIELPTLRTSLAIVIIPSTITWFATGGPLHWELSSLQGFNFKGGLTVIPELAALLLALTVYTSSLIAEIVRSGILSVNHAQTEAARALGLPQRKILRLVIIPQALRVMIPQMTSQYLNLVKNSSLATAIGYPDLVSVFAGTSLNQTGQAIEIIAMTMAVYLTINLTISWLMNRYNARTLLQEQ, encoded by the coding sequence ATGGAAAGACGGGGGGCTTCAGTATGCTCCGCCTATGCGTTGACGGTGATGAGTAGATCGGAAGCCATAACCAAATGGTGGAATCAGGGCCGGAATAGGGTCTTGCTTTTTCAGGTTCTCCTGATACTGGGTACGGTTCTGTTTTTTTTTCTGATAGGTGCAAATGCTCTGAGCAACCTGGAGAAGCAAGGAATAACCAGCGGTTTTTCTTTCCTCTCCCAGAAAGCTGGGTTCGGGATCATCCAGACCCTGATTTCTTATGACGAATCAAGTACCTATGGTCGAACCTTTCTGGTCGGCTTGCTCAACACCATCCTGATTTCTGTCTTAGGGATTATCTGTGCGACCGTCCTTGGTTTTCTCGTCGGCATTGCAAGGTTGTCCACTAACTGGCTGATTGCCAAATTAGCTGCGATCTATATTGAAATTTTTCGAAACCTTCCTCTGCTCCTGCAGGTTTTTTTCTGGTATTTTGCTGTCCTTCGTTCGTTACCCCTCCCCCGTAACAGCTTACAGATGGGCGATTGGTTTTTTCTCAATATTCGAGGGATATATATTCCACGCCCCGTTCCTGAGCAGGGATTTGTTCTCTTGGGTATAATCTTTTTATTGAGTATCGCTGGGGTTTGTGCGCTGAAAATATGGGCTCGAAAACATCAGGAGAAAACAGGAATAGAGTTACCTACTCTGCGAACCTCCTTGGCAATTGTCATCATTCCATCGACCATTACATGGTTTGCGACTGGCGGCCCTCTGCATTGGGAGCTTTCATCGCTACAAGGGTTTAATTTTAAAGGAGGACTGACTGTTATCCCAGAGCTTGCCGCCCTCCTCCTTGCCCTGACCGTGTATACGTCCAGCCTTATTGCTGAGATTGTCCGTTCCGGTATCTTGTCAGTCAACCATGCCCAGACTGAAGCGGCCCGAGCCTTGGGCTTACCGCAAAGGAAGATTCTTCGGCTGGTTATTATTCCACAGGCTCTGCGAGTTATGATCCCGCAAATGACCAGTCAGTATCTTAATCTGGTCAAAAATTCCTCCCTAGCCACAGCCATCGGGTATCCAGATTTGGTCTCGGTTTTTGCCGGGACGAGCCTGAACCAGACCGGGCAGGCTATTGAGATCATTGCCATGACCATGGCTGTCTATCTGACTATTAATTTGACTATCTCTTGGTTAATGAATCGGTATAATGCGCGAACCTTATTACAGGAGCAGTAA
- a CDS encoding amino acid ABC transporter permease, translating to MTRAHTPHSDLPPPLTSVGVVGWLRRNLFSTPLNTLFTLGAFYLLYRLMPPMVNWALLDADWTGTGREACSGDGACWVFVRLRFIHFMVGFYPEDQLWRPVAAFGMAGLLLLYLLLNGLPYKGWVAGFTLLGSPFIAFFLFYGGLFGLPVVETHQWGGLMLTLILSTVGMLLALPFGTLLALGRRSSMPVARTLSVVFIELWRGVPLITVLFMSSVLLPLFMPDGIRLDKLLRALIGISLFQSAYMAEVIRSGLQAVPKGQYEAADALGLSYWKAMLLIVLPQAFKTVIPGIVNTFIELFKDTTLVLIIGLFDLLATVQGSFTDSKWLGFTAEGYIFAGLIYWLFCFSMSRYSHHLEKKLHTGY from the coding sequence ATGACAAGAGCGCACACTCCACATTCTGATTTACCGCCACCGTTGACCAGCGTTGGTGTTGTGGGCTGGTTGCGGCGGAACCTGTTTTCAACACCGCTGAACACACTGTTCACCTTGGGGGCCTTTTACCTGCTCTACCGCTTGATGCCGCCCATGGTCAACTGGGCTCTGCTTGATGCTGATTGGACTGGAACCGGTCGAGAGGCTTGCTCCGGTGACGGGGCTTGCTGGGTCTTTGTTCGGCTGCGTTTTATTCATTTCATGGTCGGGTTTTATCCAGAGGACCAACTGTGGCGACCTGTTGCGGCTTTCGGGATGGCGGGGTTGCTTCTTCTGTATCTCCTGCTGAACGGTCTGCCGTATAAGGGCTGGGTTGCTGGATTCACCCTTCTTGGTTCTCCCTTTATAGCCTTTTTTCTCTTTTACGGCGGGCTGTTCGGGCTACCTGTAGTGGAGACCCATCAATGGGGCGGGTTGATGCTCACCCTGATTCTCTCAACAGTGGGGATGTTGCTTGCCCTACCGTTTGGTACGTTACTGGCGTTAGGGCGACGCTCCTCAATGCCCGTGGCCAGGACACTCAGTGTGGTGTTTATCGAACTTTGGCGCGGTGTCCCATTAATCACCGTCCTCTTTATGTCCTCGGTGCTGCTCCCCTTATTTATGCCGGATGGGATCCGGCTGGATAAGCTGTTACGCGCTTTGATAGGTATATCCCTGTTTCAGTCAGCCTATATGGCGGAGGTTATCCGCAGTGGGCTTCAGGCTGTTCCCAAGGGGCAATATGAGGCCGCAGATGCCTTGGGCCTGTCCTATTGGAAGGCCATGCTGCTGATTGTTCTGCCTCAGGCTTTCAAAACCGTCATTCCTGGCATAGTGAATACCTTTATTGAGCTTTTTAAAGACACCACCCTCGTACTTATCATCGGCCTCTTTGATCTCTTAGCCACGGTCCAAGGCTCCTTTACGGACAGCAAATGGCTGGGATTCACCGCAGAAGGCTATATCTTTGCCGGGCTGATCTATTGGCTGTTTTGTTTTTCTATGTCCAGATACAGTCATCATCTGGAAAAGAAACTACATACCGGGTACTGA
- a CDS encoding amino acid ABC transporter ATP-binding protein, which translates to MGNTSVLQADQGSPIAIALEGVHKWYDAFHVLKNINLTVQRGERIIICGPSGCGKSTLIRCVNRLEKHQRGVIRVNGTELDDDLKHIEQVRRNIGMVFQQFNLFPHLTVLENCCLALIWVLKKPREEAEAIALNYLERVRVVDQAFKHPGHLSGGQQQRVAIARSLCMNPSIMLFDEPTSALDPEMIKEVLDVMVDLAQEGMTMICVTHEMGFARTVADRVLFMDSGEIIEENDPENFFSNPQSERTKLFLGQIL; encoded by the coding sequence ATGGGAAATACATCCGTACTACAAGCAGATCAAGGAAGCCCCATTGCTATTGCACTCGAAGGAGTGCATAAATGGTATGACGCCTTTCATGTCCTTAAGAATATTAACCTGACGGTTCAGCGGGGTGAGCGGATTATTATTTGCGGTCCCTCCGGTTGTGGAAAATCAACCCTTATCCGCTGTGTAAACAGGCTGGAAAAACATCAACGAGGGGTGATACGAGTAAACGGGACAGAGCTTGATGATGATCTTAAGCATATTGAGCAAGTACGTCGCAATATAGGTATGGTCTTTCAGCAGTTTAATCTGTTTCCACATCTGACGGTGCTGGAAAATTGCTGCCTGGCCCTGATTTGGGTTCTCAAAAAGCCCCGCGAAGAGGCTGAGGCCATTGCTCTGAATTATCTGGAACGGGTCAGGGTGGTTGATCAGGCCTTTAAACACCCAGGACATTTATCCGGCGGTCAGCAGCAGCGGGTGGCTATTGCCCGTTCTCTGTGTATGAATCCCAGTATTATGCTCTTTGATGAGCCAACCTCGGCTCTTGATCCGGAGATGATCAAAGAGGTGTTGGATGTTATGGTGGATTTGGCGCAGGAAGGCATGACCATGATCTGTGTCACCCATGAGATGGGATTTGCGCGAACCGTTGCTGATCGGGTTCTTTTTATGGATTCTGGTGAGATTATCGAGGAAAATGATCCTGAAAATTTCTTCTCCAATCCGCAGTCTGAGCGAACAAAGCTGTTTTTAGGGCAGATTTTATAA
- a CDS encoding DUF262 domain-containing HNH endonuclease family protein — translation MKEFMLMEPTNLTFQELFSNGMRYAVPRFQRDYAWGLEQWEDLWSDLSTLPDERYHYMGYIVLQRKEQYHFEVIDGQQRLVTATLIILAAMKQIQDLIDAGQDPENNKERLDELRSRFIGSKDIVSLKVSSKLSLNRNNKRFYRAVCSQLAAPNVRGLTSTNKLVKKCFDFFYKQKIGAAGHEIAAFVEQVTSGLMFTRIVVQDNLNAYKVFETLNARGVQLSTPDLLKNYLFSVITGKDDVPDEQLDELDEDWSAIVDQLGENTFTDFTRYHHNFQKRLVTKKGLFKSIRELADTPERSYSYVRSLAEFAPVYASLLSPYDEWWALQGGEYRPARHYLEGLKLFNIKQPFTILMAAFKAFSPDEFIKLLRYIYVLSIRYNVICRHSPNEQERSYNRIAMRVFHKEFTRASHVKNSEEFRALYPEDSSFINAFEFYKMPSRRSSKKIRFLLAEIERSLGHEVDYTKTSLEHVCPYNPDQGWYEHFGQGANEIADRLGNMVLLEKDDLKRSNFLQKKESYLLTSFRLAHKVAEYEEWSLKNVNLFQEWLACQAVNTWRVD, via the coding sequence ATGAAAGAATTTATGTTGATGGAGCCGACAAACCTCACCTTTCAAGAGTTGTTCAGTAACGGGATGCGGTACGCTGTCCCTCGATTTCAACGTGATTATGCCTGGGGTTTGGAGCAATGGGAGGATTTATGGTCCGATCTCAGTACCTTGCCTGATGAACGTTACCATTATATGGGCTATATCGTTCTTCAGAGGAAAGAGCAGTATCATTTCGAGGTCATTGATGGGCAGCAGCGCTTGGTAACGGCAACCCTGATTATCCTGGCGGCAATGAAACAAATTCAGGATTTGATTGATGCTGGTCAGGATCCAGAAAATAATAAAGAACGACTTGATGAGTTACGCAGCAGGTTTATCGGTTCCAAAGATATTGTTTCCTTGAAAGTGAGCAGTAAGCTCTCCTTAAATCGTAATAATAAACGTTTCTATCGAGCTGTCTGCTCTCAACTGGCAGCCCCCAATGTTCGCGGCCTTACCTCCACCAATAAGCTGGTAAAAAAATGTTTTGACTTCTTCTATAAACAAAAAATAGGAGCAGCAGGGCATGAAATCGCTGCCTTTGTTGAACAGGTCACCTCCGGCTTGATGTTCACTCGAATCGTTGTTCAGGATAATCTGAACGCCTATAAGGTTTTTGAAACTTTGAATGCTCGGGGTGTCCAGTTGTCCACCCCTGACCTGTTAAAGAATTATCTTTTTTCCGTGATCACTGGCAAGGATGACGTGCCGGATGAGCAATTAGATGAACTGGATGAGGACTGGTCCGCTATTGTGGATCAGCTGGGAGAAAATACGTTTACCGACTTCACCCGTTATCATCATAATTTTCAAAAAAGGCTTGTCACGAAAAAAGGGCTGTTCAAATCCATCAGAGAATTGGCTGACACACCGGAGCGCTCGTACTCCTATGTGCGTTCATTAGCCGAATTCGCCCCTGTATACGCTTCGTTACTCAGCCCTTATGACGAGTGGTGGGCCTTGCAGGGTGGTGAGTATCGACCGGCGCGTCATTACCTGGAAGGACTGAAACTGTTTAATATTAAACAGCCCTTCACCATTCTGATGGCGGCCTTTAAGGCCTTTTCCCCTGATGAATTCATTAAGCTGCTCCGCTATATCTATGTCCTTTCCATTCGCTATAACGTCATTTGTCGTCATTCGCCCAATGAGCAGGAACGAAGCTATAATCGAATTGCGATGCGGGTGTTTCATAAGGAATTCACGCGGGCAAGTCATGTGAAGAACTCTGAGGAGTTCAGAGCCTTGTATCCTGAAGACAGCAGTTTTATAAATGCCTTCGAGTTTTATAAGATGCCTAGCAGAAGATCCTCGAAAAAGATCAGATTTCTGTTGGCGGAGATTGAGCGGTCTCTGGGGCATGAGGTGGATTACACGAAGACAAGTCTTGAGCATGTCTGTCCGTATAATCCTGATCAAGGTTGGTATGAGCATTTTGGTCAAGGAGCCAATGAGATAGCTGATCGTCTCGGTAATATGGTTCTTTTGGAAAAAGATGATCTGAAAAGGAGCAACTTTCTCCAGAAGAAGGAATCGTATCTTCTCACTTCATTTCGCTTGGCGCATAAGGTTGCGGAATATGAGGAGTGGAGCCTGAAGAATGTTAATTTGTTCCAGGAATGGCTTGCCTGTCAGGCTGTCAATACATGGAGAGTTGATTGA
- a CDS encoding arginine N-succinyltransferase, whose product MIEQVMTKKGVSLKQVLCIVAGAMVLTALLTVFAIKTWLFPSPFTPVELSQQEEQQLEQKLSQFDGVAGSAPSHDRNGAGPANTRSPQSRARSYTPQPDDYDEQGALKPEAYFEEGANREITFTERELNGLLANNTDLAEKMAVDLAADLVSLRLLIPVDPDFPIMGGKTLRVRAGAELAYRDNKPVVVLKGVSVMGVPIPNAWLGGLKNIDLMQEFGGEPGFWQSLGEGVESIQVRDGELYVKLKE is encoded by the coding sequence ATGATAGAACAGGTAATGACCAAAAAAGGCGTTTCCCTGAAACAAGTGCTATGTATCGTTGCAGGAGCAATGGTTCTGACTGCCCTGCTCACCGTCTTTGCGATCAAGACCTGGCTTTTCCCCTCCCCGTTCACCCCGGTGGAGCTGAGCCAGCAGGAAGAACAACAACTAGAGCAAAAGCTCAGCCAGTTCGATGGCGTTGCAGGCTCAGCTCCTTCTCACGACAGAAACGGAGCTGGCCCAGCAAATACTCGGTCACCACAGTCACGAGCACGCTCCTACACTCCTCAGCCGGATGATTACGATGAGCAGGGTGCCTTAAAACCAGAAGCCTATTTCGAAGAGGGAGCAAATCGGGAAATCACCTTTACGGAACGAGAGCTTAACGGACTCTTAGCGAATAATACTGATCTGGCGGAAAAAATGGCTGTGGACCTGGCTGCCGACCTGGTGAGCCTGCGCTTGCTGATCCCGGTTGATCCTGATTTTCCGATCATGGGCGGTAAAACCCTCCGGGTGCGGGCCGGTGCTGAACTGGCCTATCGCGACAACAAACCGGTGGTCGTCCTCAAAGGGGTTTCCGTGATGGGCGTGCCGATTCCCAATGCATGGCTGGGTGGCTTAAAAAATATTGATCTTATGCAGGAGTTCGGCGGTGAACCGGGGTTCTGGCAGAGCTTGGGAGAGGGTGTAGAGAGTATTCAGGTTCGGGATGGGGAGTTGTATGTTAAGCTTAAGGAGTGA
- a CDS encoding FKBP-type peptidyl-prolyl cis-trans isomerase, which produces MKIVDGKTVIIDYTLSLKNGDVIETTTDDEPVTYIQGTGEIIDGLEQAVAGLEKGTKKDIILPIDQAFGAHDPEALLEIPKTDLPPDSLVPETLIHANGPKGQTINGKVMEVKESTVLVDFNHPLAGQELYCAVHIVDVQ; this is translated from the coding sequence ATGAAAATAGTAGATGGAAAAACCGTTATTATTGACTACACCCTGAGCCTGAAAAACGGCGATGTCATCGAAACCACCACGGACGACGAGCCTGTCACCTATATCCAGGGAACAGGAGAAATTATCGACGGCCTGGAGCAGGCAGTAGCAGGCTTGGAAAAAGGCACGAAAAAGGATATCATTCTGCCGATCGACCAAGCCTTTGGTGCGCACGACCCAGAGGCCCTGCTTGAGATTCCGAAAACTGATCTGCCACCGGATTCACTTGTTCCGGAAACACTCATCCATGCCAACGGCCCAAAAGGACAAACCATCAACGGCAAGGTTATGGAGGTGAAGGAGAGCACGGTTCTCGTGGACTTCAACCATCCCTTAGCAGGCCAGGAGCTCTACTGTGCCGTGCATATTGTTGATGTTCAGTAG
- a CDS encoding SPFH domain-containing protein → MKKGIQQNGVKAGLSIFFLLAIFAVGSFALLGIFGTNPNTPAGHEGYVYEQPRMFGKGGFRGDLKGPSNYGISLWRNEVMNVDFRPKTYPETFKILAKDELNISFRFQSIIKVKPETIRTVVESYAGEAFYDRYIKEPLRAMVRKHVQYLKSREIKEKRKEIAAAVATDLQEYLKGTPFILVSSVVGNIDYPPVVTLAVEKKLAAQQLLDEKETQREIAKKDAEIRIEEAKGIAEAQKIINTTLTQNYLQHEAIQAQLKMASSPNHTTVYIPSGANGIPLIGTVSK, encoded by the coding sequence ATGAAAAAGGGAATACAGCAGAACGGGGTAAAAGCAGGCTTATCAATCTTTTTCCTCCTTGCGATTTTTGCGGTCGGATCCTTTGCTCTGCTGGGGATATTTGGCACAAACCCGAACACTCCGGCAGGACACGAAGGCTATGTTTACGAACAGCCGAGAATGTTCGGAAAAGGCGGCTTTCGCGGTGACCTCAAAGGCCCTTCCAATTACGGTATATCATTATGGAGGAACGAGGTTATGAATGTTGATTTTCGTCCCAAAACCTATCCAGAAACATTCAAGATCCTTGCCAAGGATGAGTTGAACATCTCCTTCCGCTTTCAGTCGATCATTAAAGTGAAACCAGAAACAATCAGGACAGTTGTGGAGAGCTACGCTGGCGAGGCCTTTTACGACCGCTATATCAAAGAGCCACTCAGGGCAATGGTCCGTAAGCATGTTCAATATCTCAAGAGCCGCGAGATCAAAGAAAAAAGAAAAGAAATAGCTGCGGCAGTGGCAACTGATCTTCAAGAATACCTCAAGGGAACACCCTTTATCCTGGTCTCCAGCGTGGTCGGAAATATTGATTACCCCCCAGTGGTTACCCTGGCCGTTGAAAAAAAACTGGCTGCCCAGCAGCTCCTTGATGAAAAAGAGACCCAACGGGAAATAGCCAAAAAAGATGCTGAAATCCGCATCGAAGAGGCCAAGGGCATTGCTGAAGCGCAGAAGATTATCAATACGACCCTGACCCAGAATTACCTGCAACACGAGGCCATTCAGGCCCAATTAAAAATGGCCTCGTCACCCAACCATACCACGGTCTATATTCCGTCCGGAGCCAACGGAATACCGCTGATCGGCACGGTCAGTAAATGA
- a CDS encoding aminoglycoside phosphotransferase family protein, giving the protein MTGVCGQAVSFFLPHEEIAALESLGGGIVNDTWCLTLQTGKKYILQHLNPSVFPDPIAVQDNLRKVTEHIYAQLPHPRNRNFTLFRPVSNQAGAISYQDSKGAYWRLLTHIDQTRSLHSISTPGQAEEIGATLGLFHQLLATLPPESLTDPLPGFHNTPRYLAQYERVLSAPLNPEAEDCRVFIERHRQDAFLLETARQQKSVRQQVIHADPKVANFLFSVDTKRVISLVDLDTVRPGLLLHDIGDCLRSCCNPLGEEVDNPEDILFRADFFASTVKGYLATAADLLTPEDKCLLVNSIWLISFELGLRFYSDYLVNNCYFKVNYPEQNLFRARIQFALARSITGQYDRLCALIR; this is encoded by the coding sequence TTGACCGGAGTATGCGGACAGGCAGTCTCCTTTTTTCTTCCTCACGAAGAAATTGCAGCCTTGGAGTCTTTGGGAGGGGGGATTGTCAACGATACTTGGTGCCTCACTCTCCAGACTGGAAAGAAATATATCCTTCAGCACCTGAATCCGTCTGTCTTTCCTGACCCCATCGCGGTTCAAGATAATCTGCGCAAGGTAACCGAGCATATCTATGCTCAGCTGCCCCACCCGCGCAATCGCAATTTTACCCTTTTCCGCCCTGTCAGTAATCAGGCCGGAGCAATAAGCTACCAGGACAGCAAGGGTGCTTATTGGCGTCTCCTTACTCATATTGACCAGACCCGATCCCTGCATTCAATCAGTACGCCCGGCCAGGCCGAGGAGATAGGTGCCACCCTTGGCCTGTTTCACCAGCTCCTTGCCACCCTGCCCCCGGAATCCCTCACAGACCCTTTGCCCGGATTTCACAACACGCCCCGCTATCTTGCACAGTATGAGCGCGTTCTTTCTGCTCCCCTTAATCCTGAAGCTGAAGATTGTCGCGTTTTTATTGAGCGCCACCGACAGGACGCCTTTCTCTTGGAGACGGCTCGCCAACAGAAGAGTGTACGCCAGCAAGTTATCCATGCTGATCCCAAGGTTGCCAATTTTCTTTTTTCCGTAGATACAAAGAGGGTGATCAGTCTTGTTGATCTGGATACAGTGAGACCCGGCCTCCTGCTCCATGATATCGGCGACTGCCTCCGCTCCTGCTGTAATCCCCTTGGAGAAGAAGTGGATAATCCAGAGGATATTCTCTTTCGGGCTGACTTTTTTGCCTCGACTGTAAAGGGGTATCTGGCAACGGCCGCTGACCTGCTCACTCCTGAGGATAAATGCCTCCTCGTCAACAGCATTTGGCTAATCAGCTTTGAGCTCGGCCTTCGTTTTTATAGCGATTATCTCGTCAATAACTGTTATTTTAAGGTCAATTATCCGGAACAAAATCTTTTCCGGGCTCGAATTCAATTCGCCCTGGCACGCTCCATTACAGGGCAATACGACAGGCTTTGCGCATTGATCCGGTAA
- a CDS encoding nucleotide pyrophosphohydrolase, with product MSSDPSFASSGDSSVDSPSGSSVDSLTELTAAVCKFTEQRDWDQFHSPKNLSMALIVEAAELVEHFQWLSRQESDTLNKEQHEAVSMEMADVLIYLVRMAERLDIDLLEAAQTKLEINNKKYPVEQVKGRSDKYTRYQTKQTEENP from the coding sequence ATGTCTTCAGATCCTTCTTTTGCTTCTTCCGGTGATTCTTCGGTCGATTCTCCCAGTGGCTCCTCGGTTGATTCACTGACAGAGCTCACCGCTGCGGTCTGCAAATTTACCGAACAGCGTGATTGGGACCAATTTCACAGTCCCAAAAATCTCTCCATGGCCCTTATTGTCGAGGCCGCTGAACTGGTGGAACATTTCCAATGGCTGAGTCGACAAGAAAGTGACACACTGAATAAAGAGCAGCATGAGGCGGTGTCCATGGAAATGGCTGATGTGCTCATCTATCTCGTCCGCATGGCTGAACGACTGGATATTGACCTCCTGGAAGCTGCGCAGACAAAACTGGAGATCAACAATAAAAAATATCCGGTGGAGCAGGTCAAAGGGAGGTCGGATAAATACACCCGTTATCAAACCAAACAGACGGAGGAGAATCCTTGA